The following are from one region of the Anabas testudineus chromosome 2, fAnaTes1.2, whole genome shotgun sequence genome:
- the LOC113162787 gene encoding dipeptidyl peptidase 4-like translates to MVSIAKVLLGVFGVAVVVILIAVPTAIFLKEDQEGNKNQRSFTLEDVFNSSLKPKSYSMSWISDHEYLHKSQGSVYLHNVVTDSSTEFLSRDLFTEKDAYDYQLSADHKYVAFMSNHSKLWRHSFTASYALYDLESKKFVTPTDIPDEVQFFAWAPEGNKLAFVWENNVYIKISPGSAREQITFTGVDNLISNGIADWVYEEEMFSSTQALWWSPGGKYLAYAEFNDTGVHAIEYSWYGDDQYPSTISIPYPKPGTPNPVVTLFVVDTDNATKITEVIVPHTFSSSEHYLASVTWVTDERIAVQWLNRTQNHLILQIYDFSGSRWDPVEQLEVTSTSGWIGRFSPSEPVFTPDKNSYYLLMSDSNGYKHIHHVTGGTATPITSGEWEVIDILKVTEDTVYYSSNEDGKRPGGRNVYRWTKQGPSCLTCAMQTENCQYNSAYFSNNASFYRLSCSGPGIPYHSLVDNRNNIERKHLENNDEFKSSISNIQMPTVQRGSIPLYGYNLWYQMFLPPGFDKSKKYPLLIDVYAGPCSQKADFIYRVSWSTYLASTEKIIVASFDGRGSGYQGDKLMHEIYKRLGTYEVEDQITAAKEFLKMGFIDKDRVAIWGWSYGGYVTSMVLGSGSGVFKCGMAVAPVSKWEYYDSIYTERYMREPSENLHFYTNSTVTERAKNFHSVQYLLVHGTADDNVHFQQAAEISEALVDEQVDFEAMWYTDKDHGLTGSANKHVYTHMAHFLQRCFA, encoded by the exons ATG GTTTCCATCGCCAAGGTGCTCCTCGGAGTCTTTGGGGTAGCAGTCGTCGTCATTTTGATAGCGGTACCCACGGCCATATTTTTGAAAG AGGACCAGGAGGGAAACAAGAACCAAAGATCTTTCACTCTGGAGGATGTTTTCAACAGTTCACTGAAGCCAAAGTCCTACAGCATGAGCTGGATCTCAG ATCATGAATATCTACACAAGTCCCAAGGCTCAGTCTACCTCCACAATGTGGTCACAGACTCATCCACAGAGTTCTTGAGCAGAGATTTATTT aCCGAAAAAGATGCTTATGATTACCAGCTGTCTGCTGACCACAAGTATGTTGCGTTCATGAGCAACCATTCCAAG CTGTGGAGACATTCATTTACAGCTTCATACGCACTTTACGACCTGGAATCAAA AAAATTTGTCACACCCACTGACATTCCTGATGAAGTGCAGTTCTTCGCCTGGGCTCCCGAAGGGAACAAACTG GCCTTTGTCTGGGAAAACAATGTGTACATCAAGATCAGCCCTGGGTCCGCACGGGAACAAATCACATTCACTGGCGTGGATAATCTGATTTCAAATGGGATCGCTGACTGGGTGTACGAGG AGGAGATGTTCTCATCCACTCAGGCTCTCTGGTGGTCGCCTGGAGGGAAGTATTTGGCTTACGCTGAGTTCAACGACACAGGGGTCCACGCAATAGAGTACTCTTGGTACGGCGACGACCAGTATCCCAGCACTATTTCTATTCCATATCCAAAG CCAGGTACTCCTAACCCTGTTGTGACATTGTTTGTCGTGGACACTGACAATGCAACAAAAATTACCGAGGTGATTGTTCCACATACGTTCAGCTCAAG TGAGCACTACTTGGCCAGTGTAACTTGGGTGACGGATGAGCGTATCGCTGTGCAGTGGTTGAATAGAACACAAAACCACCTCATCCTTCAGATCTACGATTTTAGTGGATCCAGATGGGATCCTGTGGAG CAACTGGAGGTGACGAGTACCAGCGGCTGGATCGGACGG TTCTCTCCATCAGAACCTGTTTTTACTCCAGACAAGAACAGCTATTACCTTCTGATGAGTGACAGCAATGGATACAAGCACATCCATCATGTGACTGGG GGCACAGCTACACCGATCACCTCTGGAGAATGGGAAGTCATTGACATTCTGAAAGTGACTGAAGATACTGT ATATTATTCAAGTAACGAAGACGGCAAAAGACCCGGAGGAAGGAACGTTTACAG aTGGACCAAACAAGGGCCTAGTTGCCTGACCTGTGCgatgcaaacagaaaactgtcaaTATAACTCTGCTTACTTCAGCAACAACGCCTCCTTCTACCGTCTGAGCTGCAGTG gtCCAGGCATTCCCTACCATTCCCTTGTGGATAATAGGAATAATATAG aacgaaaacatttggaaaacaaTGATGAATTTAAGAGTTCGATATCTAACATCCAAATGCCCACCGTGCAACGTGGATCCATCCCACTTTACGGATATA ATCTCTGGTACCAGATGTTTTTACCTCCAGGCTTTGACAAATCCAAGAAGTACCCTTTACTTATAGATGT CTACGCAGGTCCCTGCAGTCAGAAAGCCGACTTCATCTACAGGGTGAGCTGGTCCACCTACCTGGCGAGCACTGAGAAAATCATCGTTGCCAGCTTCGACGGGAGAGGAAGTGGTTACCAGGGCGACAAGCTAATGCATGAAATCTACAAACGTCTGGGAACCTATGAGGTGGAAGATCAGATAACAGCAGCCAA agagTTCCTCAAAATGGGCTTTATTGACAAAGACCGAGTTGCTATTTGGGGCTGG TCTTATGGCGGATACGTTACATCAATGGTCTTGGGATCTGGCAGTGGAGTTTTCAAATGTGGAATGGCAGTGGCCCCAGTCTCCAAATGGGAGTATTATG ATTCCATCTACACAGAGCGTTACATGAGGGAACCATCCGAGAATTTACACTTCTACACT AACTCAACGGTAACAGAGAGGGCCAAGAACTTCCACTCAGTGCAGTATCTTCTGGTCCACGGTACAGCTGATG ACAATGTACACTTCCAGCAGGCGGCTGAGATATCAGAAGCTCTGGTGGATGAGCAGGTGGACTTTGAGGCAATG TGGTACACGGACAAAGATCATGGACTCACCGGTTCGGCCAATAAACACGTCTACACCCACATGGCTCACTTCCTACAGAGATGCTTTGCATAA
- the LOC113164390 gene encoding glucagon-1-like: MKSIYSLAGILLVLGFVQSSWQVPLHEADDSSSFETDDDTFADELREPLSVKRHSEGTFSNDYSKYLEERKAQDFVRWLMNNKRSGSEEKRHADGTFTSDVSSYLKDQAIKDFVARLKSGQVRRERSETFNRRHVDGSFSSDVNHVLDTLAAREYILWVMSTKPSKQSKRRQVDQ, encoded by the exons ATGAAAAGCATCTACTCGTTGGCTGGCATCCTTCTGGTCCTCGGCTTTGTCCAGAGCAGCTGGCAGGTTCCTCTGCATGAAGCTGATGACAGCTCAAG TTTTGAGACTGATGATGACACGTTTGCGGACGAGCTGAGGGAGCCGTTGAGCGTGAAGAGACACTCGGAGGGAACCTTCTCAAATGACTACAGCAAATACCTGGAGGAGAGGAAGGCGCAGGACTTTGTTCGGTGGCTGATGAACAACAAGAGGAGCGG CAGTGAAGAAAAGCGCCATGCAGACGGGACCTTCACCAGCGACGTGAGCTCCTACCTCAAGGACCAGGCTATCAAAGACTTTGTTGCCAGGCTCAAGTCTGGACAAGTCAGAAGAGA GCGCAGTGAAACGTTCAACAGGAGGCATGTTGATGGAAGCTTCAGCAGTGATGTGAACCATGTGCTGGACACCTTGGCTGCCAGGGAATATATACTCTGGGTCATGAGCACCAAGCCCTCGAAGCAAAG TAAGAGAAGACAAGTGGACCAATGA